In Monomorium pharaonis isolate MP-MQ-018 chromosome 3, ASM1337386v2, whole genome shotgun sequence, a genomic segment contains:
- the LOC105835803 gene encoding popeye domain-containing protein 3 isoform X1, with the protein MSPGLGHDPLPSYNGTSVGNPALCLWQQPQHILFQLANFCFALSYSAPSSKKGILFMHSVLIIGFMLLSGWAWHVICAPDIFSWNFSFLLLNIGQLVYIVYQMRPIRFDPELEEAYHTLFYPFKVSRIQFKRLVSPEFATITSLHAGEAYAMQNLTRTDRLGLLLTGKVNVLNETNFLHPILPCEFLDSPEFESSRASVDDKFKVSIVAASSCRYLYWQRSALEYLLVKETYLATVLTTLVARDIATKLYAMNNKIITDKGSHLDIRLPSISAGLGVSVGSSKSKERTANNLTKKAAPMEPLPELPSCDDLASSGVESWLDSSSKYHSCEIVDEE; encoded by the exons ATGAGTCCTGGGCTGGGTCACGATCCCTTACCGTCGTACAACGGCACTTCTGTAg GGAACCCCGCGCTTTGCTTGTGGCAACAGCCTCAACACATTTTATTCCAGTTGGCAAATTTTTGCTTTGCACTGTCATACTCAGCGCCATCCTCGAAAAAGGGGATTTTGTTCATGCATTCAGTGCTAATTATAG GTTTTATGTTGCTGTCAGGATGGGCTTGGCACGTAATCTGCGCACCAGATATCTTCTCCTGGAACTTCAGTTTCTTATTGCTCAATATCGGTCAATTAGTATATATCGTTTATCAAATGAGACCCATCAGATTTGATCCCGAATTGGAAGAAGCTTATCACACGCTCTTTTATCCATTCAAA GTCTCACGAATACAATTCAAACGATTGGTATCCCCAGAATTTGCGACGATAACGTCTCTTCATGCCGGCGAGGCGTACGCGATGCAAAATCTAACAAGAACAGACAGATTAGGTTTATTGCTCACTGGGAAAGTCAACGTTTTAAACGAAACCAATTTTCTGCATCCAATACTGCCTTGTGAATTTTTAGATTCACCGGAATTTGAAAGCTCCCGAGCTTCCGTTGACGATAAATTTAAg GTATCCATCGTTGCGGCGAGTTCCTGCAGGTATTTATATTGGCAGCGATCAGCCTTGGAATATCTGCTTGTAAAGGAAACTTATCTTGCAACCGTTTTAACTACGCTAGTGGCAAGAGACATCGCAACAAAGCTGTACGCAATGAATAATAAG ATAATTACGGATAAAGGATCACATTTGGACATTCGTCTTCCTTCTATCAGTGCCGGTTTAGGAGTAAGCG TTGGCAGCTCAAAGTCCAAAGAACGTACGGCGAACAACTTAACGAAGAAGGCCGCGCCTATGGAGCCTCTTCCGGAGTTACCATCATGTGACGATCTAGCTTCCAGCGGTGTGGAGAGCTGGTTGGATTCCTCTAGCAAGTATCACAGCTGCGAAATTGTCGACGAGGAATAG
- the LOC105835803 gene encoding popeye domain-containing protein 3 isoform X2: MHSVLIIGFMLLSGWAWHVICAPDIFSWNFSFLLLNIGQLVYIVYQMRPIRFDPELEEAYHTLFYPFKVSRIQFKRLVSPEFATITSLHAGEAYAMQNLTRTDRLGLLLTGKVNVLNETNFLHPILPCEFLDSPEFESSRASVDDKFKVSIVAASSCRYLYWQRSALEYLLVKETYLATVLTTLVARDIATKLYAMNNKIITDKGSHLDIRLPSISAGLGVSVGSSKSKERTANNLTKKAAPMEPLPELPSCDDLASSGVESWLDSSSKYHSCEIVDEE, encoded by the exons ATGCATTCAGTGCTAATTATAG GTTTTATGTTGCTGTCAGGATGGGCTTGGCACGTAATCTGCGCACCAGATATCTTCTCCTGGAACTTCAGTTTCTTATTGCTCAATATCGGTCAATTAGTATATATCGTTTATCAAATGAGACCCATCAGATTTGATCCCGAATTGGAAGAAGCTTATCACACGCTCTTTTATCCATTCAAA GTCTCACGAATACAATTCAAACGATTGGTATCCCCAGAATTTGCGACGATAACGTCTCTTCATGCCGGCGAGGCGTACGCGATGCAAAATCTAACAAGAACAGACAGATTAGGTTTATTGCTCACTGGGAAAGTCAACGTTTTAAACGAAACCAATTTTCTGCATCCAATACTGCCTTGTGAATTTTTAGATTCACCGGAATTTGAAAGCTCCCGAGCTTCCGTTGACGATAAATTTAAg GTATCCATCGTTGCGGCGAGTTCCTGCAGGTATTTATATTGGCAGCGATCAGCCTTGGAATATCTGCTTGTAAAGGAAACTTATCTTGCAACCGTTTTAACTACGCTAGTGGCAAGAGACATCGCAACAAAGCTGTACGCAATGAATAATAAG ATAATTACGGATAAAGGATCACATTTGGACATTCGTCTTCCTTCTATCAGTGCCGGTTTAGGAGTAAGCG TTGGCAGCTCAAAGTCCAAAGAACGTACGGCGAACAACTTAACGAAGAAGGCCGCGCCTATGGAGCCTCTTCCGGAGTTACCATCATGTGACGATCTAGCTTCCAGCGGTGTGGAGAGCTGGTTGGATTCCTCTAGCAAGTATCACAGCTGCGAAATTGTCGACGAGGAATAG
- the LOC105835811 gene encoding uncharacterized protein LOC105835811, whose product MLEGWYCRSIANNNADAEEEDDEESPEEEVPNYKDQYRNLKRKLKFLIYENECFQEALRSTQRKLLKVNRDKSFLLDRLLQYEKVDASFSESDETESSDEEVVRLDNSKRKKVDMNINNHTSHHSSMVTKPLSTSKKKRSTPKVAKTNNTPIVQSSNNMVPMSLMSDGHMTPEEVERHLESRQTYLELVPEKAPPTVPTEMFSNDPSLDSESNEIGELETSPSNIGEDCLSVDMMAE is encoded by the exons ATGTTGGAAGGATGGTATTGCAGATCCATTGCCAACAACAATGCAGATgcagaagaagaagacgatGAGGAAAGTCCTGAAGAAGAAGTGCCTAATTATAAGGACCAGTATCGCAATCTCAAAAGGAAGCTGAAGTTTTTGATTTAT GAGAATGAATGTTTCCAGGAAGCATTGCGTTCCACACAAAGAAAACTGCTGAAGGTGAACAGGGACAAAAGTTTTCTCTTGGATCGCCTGTTGCAGTATGAAAAAGTTGACGCATCATTCAGTGAAAGTGATGAAACTGAATCGTCAGATGAGGAAGTTGTTCGTCTAGACAATTCCAAGAG aaaaaaagttgacATGAATATCAACAATCATACTTCTCATCATTCATCTATGGTCACAAAACCACTTAGCACTAGCAAGAAGAAAAGGAGTACACCAAAAGTTGCTAAAACGAACAACACACCTATA GTACAATCCTCGAATAATATGGTTCCAATGTCCTTGATGTCCGATGGACACATGACACCTGAGGAAGTAGAGAGACATTTGGAATCTCGTCAGACATATCTGGAACTTGTGCCAGAGAAAGCACCACCTACGGTTCCGACAGAAATGTTTAGTAATGATCCTTCTTTGGATAG tgaaTCAAACGAAATCGGCGAACTCGAGACGTCACCCAGTAATATAGGTGAAGATTGCCTCAGTGTGGACATGATGGCGGAGTGA
- the LOC105835812 gene encoding E3 ubiquitin-protein ligase MARCHF2-like, translating to MGAIHLKCLERWLEESNRNNCELCGHEFRMERTPRYKVLRSVGVWLCLNQNEHQIYVRNVKADLLRCIIVTPVTIACSYICVVAADFYARNNYDNFPPARWTTYSLLSMMALLILSFFVWIYMALQYHQKAWFYWWQKTSSVKIVNLMPENTTLTRNDKRDVSQV from the coding sequence ATGGGCGCGATCCATCTAAAATGTTTGGAACGATGGTTAGAAGAGAGCAATAGGAATAACTGTGAATTGTGCGGTCACGAGTTTCGGATGGAACGAACACCTCGTTACAAGGTTCTTCGGTCCGTTGGAGTTTGGTTGTGCCTGAATCAAAATGAGCATCAGATATACGTTCGAAATGTGAAGGCTGATCTACTGAGATGTATTATAGTCACACCTGTGACCATCGCGTGTTCCTACATCTGCGTAGTGGCTGCCGATTTTTATGCTAGAAATAATTACGACAATTTTCCACCGGCACGATGGACCACCTATTCCCTGCTGTCAATGATGGCGCTACTAATTCTGTCATTCTTCGTCTGGATTTACATGGCGCTACAATATCACCAAAAAGCATGGTTTTACTGGTGGCAGAAGACCAGTAGCgtaaaaattgtcaatttaATGCCAGAAAATACCactttaactagaaatgataAGCGAGATGTATCACAAGTCTGA
- the LOC105835810 gene encoding sin3 histone deacetylase corepressor complex component SDS3 isoform X1 has product MSYQEAGFSTYDRQDDYDFDDDNEEYLDDDRDAEEQDESDEDTEEASETDMGKSEEYTEIKEQMYQDKLASLKKQLQQLTEGTHPEYNRKVKRLEAQYKERLRLNQIYRDYLTEWVERDYISEKKAAAKEFEEKKIDLKENLLTDMEEKRKMIETDRHTMELTGDSMEVKPVMTRKLRRRPNDPVPEKVEKRRKPPPTQLNYVLDDKDIELDLKAINRAKAPTTIRKPVVLPHFNAVNIPSQHISQPSETPLVETRIEDGKLLYERRWFHRGQPVYVEGKDLNRFAANISAIGTEAIWVKKVSDSSKVRIYTSQLSRGKISIKRRAS; this is encoded by the exons ATGTCATATCAAGAGGCTGGTTTTTCAACGTATGATCGCCAGGACGATTACGATTTCGACGATGACAATGAGGAATATCTGGACGATGATAGGGATGCCGAAGAGCAAGATGAAAGCGATGAAG ATACTGAGGAGGCGAGCGAAACCGACATGGGAAAGTCGGAGGAATATACGGAGATCAAAGAACA GATGTACCAGGATAAATTAGCCAGCTTGAAAAAGCAGCTGCAGCAGTTAACCGAGGGCACGCATCCTGAATATAATCGTAAGGTGAAAAGACTGGAAGCACAATACAAAGAACG ATTAAGACTGAATCAAATTTATCGAGATTACTTGACAGAATGGGTGGAGCGAGATTACATATCGGAGAAGAAAGCAGCAGCAAAAGAAtttgaagagaaaaagattgaTCTGAAGGAAAATCTGCTTACTGATATGGAGGAAAAACGAAAGATGATTGAGACAGATCGTCACACAATGGAACTCACCGGTGATTCCATGGAG GTAAAGCCAGTAATGACAAGAAAATTACGCAGACGTCCCAATGATCCAGTACCTGAAAAAGTAGAGAAACGACGAAAGCCACCTCCTACACAACTAAATTACGTGTTGGACGACAAAGATATTGAACTCGACTTAAAAGCGATCAATCGTGCAAAAGCACCGACCACCATTCGCAAGCCAG TAGTTTTACCACATTTCAACGCGGTAAATATTCCGTCACAACATATATCACAGCCATCTGAAACTCCACTGGTGGAAACTCGGATAGAGGAcggaaaattattgtatgagCGAAGATG gttCCATCGTGGTCAACCTGTCTATGTCGAAGGCAAGGATCTTAATAGATTCGCGGCGAACATTTCCGCAATTGGCACCGAAGCG aTCTGGGTGAAGAAGGTATCTGACAGCAGTAAAGTACGGATTTACACGTCGCAGTTGAGCCGTGGAAAGATTTCTATCAAGCGGCGGGCCTCCTAA
- the LOC105835810 gene encoding sin3 histone deacetylase corepressor complex component SDS3 isoform X2, producing MSYQEAGFSTYDRQDDYDFDDDNEEYLDDDRDAEEQDESDEDTEEASETDMGKSEEYTEIKEQMYQDKLASLKKQLQQLTEGTHPEYNRKVKRLEAQYKERLRLNQIYRDYLTEWVERDYISEKKAAAKEFEEKKIDLKENLLTDMEEKRKMIETDRHTMELTGDSMEVKPVMTRKLRRRPNDPVPEKVEKRRKPPPTQLNYVLDDKDIELDLKAINRAKAPTTIRKPVLPHFNAVNIPSQHISQPSETPLVETRIEDGKLLYERRWFHRGQPVYVEGKDLNRFAANISAIGTEAIWVKKVSDSSKVRIYTSQLSRGKISIKRRAS from the exons ATGTCATATCAAGAGGCTGGTTTTTCAACGTATGATCGCCAGGACGATTACGATTTCGACGATGACAATGAGGAATATCTGGACGATGATAGGGATGCCGAAGAGCAAGATGAAAGCGATGAAG ATACTGAGGAGGCGAGCGAAACCGACATGGGAAAGTCGGAGGAATATACGGAGATCAAAGAACA GATGTACCAGGATAAATTAGCCAGCTTGAAAAAGCAGCTGCAGCAGTTAACCGAGGGCACGCATCCTGAATATAATCGTAAGGTGAAAAGACTGGAAGCACAATACAAAGAACG ATTAAGACTGAATCAAATTTATCGAGATTACTTGACAGAATGGGTGGAGCGAGATTACATATCGGAGAAGAAAGCAGCAGCAAAAGAAtttgaagagaaaaagattgaTCTGAAGGAAAATCTGCTTACTGATATGGAGGAAAAACGAAAGATGATTGAGACAGATCGTCACACAATGGAACTCACCGGTGATTCCATGGAG GTAAAGCCAGTAATGACAAGAAAATTACGCAGACGTCCCAATGATCCAGTACCTGAAAAAGTAGAGAAACGACGAAAGCCACCTCCTACACAACTAAATTACGTGTTGGACGACAAAGATATTGAACTCGACTTAAAAGCGATCAATCGTGCAAAAGCACCGACCACCATTCGCAAGCCAG TTTTACCACATTTCAACGCGGTAAATATTCCGTCACAACATATATCACAGCCATCTGAAACTCCACTGGTGGAAACTCGGATAGAGGAcggaaaattattgtatgagCGAAGATG gttCCATCGTGGTCAACCTGTCTATGTCGAAGGCAAGGATCTTAATAGATTCGCGGCGAACATTTCCGCAATTGGCACCGAAGCG aTCTGGGTGAAGAAGGTATCTGACAGCAGTAAAGTACGGATTTACACGTCGCAGTTGAGCCGTGGAAAGATTTCTATCAAGCGGCGGGCCTCCTAA